The region TTGTAGATTTTTGGGCACCGTGGTGTGGCTATTGTACCCGGTTGGCGCCGATAATGGAAGAACTGGTACAGGAAATGGGCGACAAAATTCAGGTTGCAAAAGTCAATGTGGATGAGAATCGTTCATTGGCGCAAAAATATGGTGTTATGAGTTTGCCTACCATGATTGTCTTCAAAAACGGTGAGCAGGTTGAGAAAATGATGGGTTATATGCCTAAAGCTAACATTGTTGCTAAACTGGAAAAATTAATATAAACTTTATCCCGGCCTTTACGGCCGGGAATTTTATTTGGCGCTCACCGGTATATCTCCGCAAACCTTGGCATAGGAAATACCATAGATTACTAAAACAAGCGGGGGATATTAGTGGTGCGGAATCGAGCGGCAAAAGTAGTCTTAGTAGGTTCACCAAATGTTGGCAAAAGTGCAATATTCAATTATTTGACAGGTAATTATGTTGCCGTGTCTAATTATCCAGGCACTACGGTTGATATCTCCACAGGCAGTTTTAAGCATTGTGGCCGCCGGTTTGAGGTTATCGATACGCCGGGAATGTATTCATTAATTCCGCTTACAGATGAAGAAAAGGTTACTAGACTTTTGTTGAGTGGTCAGACGCCTGATGTTGTTGTTCATGTTATTGACGCTAAAAACTTGCGACGCATGCTTAATATGACAATTCAGCTTATTGATGCCGGGTTACCTGTCATACTCAATTTGAACATGATAGATGAGGCGCAAAATTTAGGAATGTTGATTGACATCGCCCTACTGGAAAACTTGCTTGGCATTCCGGTTATCGCCACTTCAGCTGTGAGTAAGACCGGCATGGAAATCTTAAAAAAGACTATTAGCCAATATACGCCGGTAAAGATAAGGGCTTTCAAATTAAGCGATGAGATTGAGCAGTCTATCGCCAGGATAAGCAGCAGGTTAACAGGCGCGTATGGCCTAAATAATCGAATTACAGCCATACTGTTATTGCAGGGCGATAATATGGCGCTTGATATTGCCCGGACCGAAGCGGGATGGGCGGACATAGCCGCTGAGATGAGACGATTATCGTCAGGTAAAGACAGCCTGAACTCTATTGTAGCGGCAGAAAGGCAGGCTATTATCGATAAATTTGTTGCCAGGGTTGTCAAATATGCCGCACCTGAGCGCAAGCGGTTGAAAACAGTAGGGAGTTGGCTGGGAAGAGTGACCAGAGAGCCGCTCACTGGGGTGCCGATTTTAGGTTTTGTACTATATTTCGGATTGTACAAATTTGTAGGAAATTTTGGTGCCGGCTATTTGGTCGACTATATTAATAACAGCGTGTTCGTGCCAGTTATCAACCCGGTGATCGAATTATTGGTCATCACCTATATTCCCTGGGAATGGTTACGGTCACTGCTGGCAGGAGAATACGGTATTTTTACTATGGGGTTCCGTTATGCGATAGCCATTATTCTGCCTATTGTTGGGACGTTTTTTCTGGCTTTTGCTGTGCTTGAAGATACCGGTTATTTGCCACGGCTGGCTATGCTGGTAGACTCGATTTTCAGATACTTTGGGCTTAACGGGCGGGCTGTTATTCCCTTGACGCTCGGTCTGGGGTGCGGGAGTATGGCCGTAATGGTTACCCGTACACTTGAGACTCGGCGTGAACGTCTGTTGACGACGTTTCTGTTGTCTTTGACCATACCCTGTTCTGCCCAACTGGGTGTTGTGTTGGCCTTGCTATCACATAATGCGGTCGCAGTTGCTGTATGGAGCTTATTTATGCTCACGGTGTTTGTTATCACAGGATGGTTTAGCGCTAAACTTGTGCCGGGCGGCCGGAGTGCGTTTTATATGGAGATACCACCATTACGACTACCGCTTGCCGGTAATGTAGTAAAAAAAGCATATACACGAATGGCTTGGTACTTTATGGAGATATTGCCGGTATTCCTGATCACTAGTGTTGTATTATGGGCAGGCGACCGAAGCGGTGTTTTGGATAAAATGATTAAATATGTCCAGCCTGCTATGGCCCTTATCGGATTGCCGCAAGAAACCGCTCAGGCTTTTTTATTGGGGTTTTTCCGGCGCGATTACGGTGCCGCCGGACTGTACGATTTGGCGGTTGCCGGGAAACTGTCTGATGCCCAGCTCGTGGTTGCGGCAGTAGCGTTAACCTTATTTGTTCCCTGCGTTGCCCAATTTGCCGTCATGGTTAAAGAACGGGGGATAATTACCGCGTGGGTTATGGTAGCACTCATCAGTATAATTGCGTTTGGTTCGGCATTTGTGATGCATAATGTCCTTAAATTGCTAGTACTTTAGTGTGTAGGAGGATTTGTATGGCACAACGGCCTGTTACTATGCTGGAAGCGGGTGAAAGAGCTAAAATTGTGGCGATAAAAGGTCAAGATGCCAGAAGTCTACGGAAACTTACGGTATTTGGGTTGTTGCCTGGTATGGAGATTGAGGTAATGCAAACTTTTCCCGTTTATGTGCTCAGAATTGATAATACGCAACTGGCGCTTGATCGTGAAGCAGCATCCGGCATTATGGTTATTAAAGTATTGAAGTCTAAGGGAAAATAGAAAAAACAGGGCATTATTGCCCTGTTTAATCAATTATTCGTTTACTGCTTTGTTTAAGTCGGCAACCAGCGCGGCTACGTCAATACCGTGGGCGGCAGCGCCTTGTTCGATGTTTTCGAAACGGGCAGCGGCGCAACCTAAGCAGCCCATACCGTAGTTGCGGAAGATTTGAACAGTCTGGGGATATTTTTGGACAACATCGACGATGCTCATTTCTTTGGTAATAGTCATGATCTGACGGCCTCCTTATGTTGAATGGAATATGTTGGTAAGCTTATTAATTATATCATACTTGACTAATGCTTGTCATGACTTTATTATGAATTTAGAAGAAATGTCACATGATGCTATTATTATCATCTGCTTTGTAATTTTTATTCGAAATTTGACGACATTTAGGAGTTCAAATGGGAAAATGGGCCTTTTCGATTGGGCCAGTTAATTTTAGCTGGTTTGGAATTATTTTGGCGACAGCTATTTTGGCAGCTTTTTCCATAAGTTGGTGGCAAGTCCGGCTACGAAACGAAAACTCTGATATCCTGCTGGATTTGACGTTATACAATATTCCAATGGGAATAATTGCTGCCAGGCTTTACTATGTTTGGATCAACTGGCAATTATATGTCGACGATCCAAGTGAAATTCCAAAGATTTGGCATGGCGGTTTAGCTATCCACGGAGCCCTCATTGGCATCATCCTGACCACCTTAATATATTCACGGATTTACAAGATATCTTTTTGGTATTGGGCAGATATTGTGGCTCCGGGAGTTATTTTTGGTCAGGCTATTGGTCAATGGGGTAATTTTGTGAATCAGGATGCGTTCGGCTATCCGACTGATGCTCCTTGGGGAATATATATTGATTATGCTTACCGGCCGCCGAGTTATGAACAGTTTGATTTTTTTCATCCGATTTTTTTATACCAATCTCTTTGGGATTTATTGGTGTTTGTCATACTTATCGCAATGAGCTGGTGGATGATTAAAAAACCCGGCAAACTGGCACATGGCAGCCTGTTTTTGATGTATATTATTCTTTATTCAGCAGGCCGCTTAGTAATTGAAAGCTTTCGCATTGACAGTGAAATGATTGGAAGCTGTCGTATAGCGCAAGTTATCAGCGGAATTGCCATAGTTTGGGCTGGGGTGTTTTTGTCTCAGCGTTATCATAAAATATTACATTGGTTCAAGCCTGATATAAGGAGGAAAGGTAGTGGCCCGCATTAGTCGGCGTCAGGGATGTTTTCTTGTTCTTGGCCTTATTTTTCTACTTATTTTATCATCATCAGTAGTAAGCACCACAGCTGTGGTAGCTGGACGCAATATGAACCGCGCCGCAAGCGTATCACTTGCTGATATTCCTGTATTGAATTACCATAAAATTGATTCTTTTTATCATTCTTTGTCAATACCGCCGGAAGAATTTGAGGAGCAAATGGCTTATCTTCATGAAAACGGATTTCATACCATTACGCCAGACGATCTTATGTCTTATCTTAATCATGGCAAACAATTACCGGAAAAACCTATTTTAATTACGTTTGACGATGGCTATCAGGATAATTATACCAATGCTTATCCTATCATGAAAAAATACGGTTTTACTGCTACTATTTTTCTTGTTACCAGTCTGGTAGGTCATGATGGGCGGTTTATGACTTGGGATCAGGTGCGGCAAATGAAGAAAGACGGCTTTATTTTCGGTTCCCATACAGTATCTCATGCGCCATTAACCAAGCTGACACGGGAGCAAGTTATGGATGAACTAGTGAATTCCCGCAAAGAAATTGAGCATCAATTGGGAACCCGTCCCCGGTATTTTGCCTATCCTACCGGTGCCTATAACCGGCAGATTGAAGAAATGGTAAAACAGGCGGGTTATAAGGCTGCATTCACCATTCGTTATGGTCAGGCCGGTACTGAGAGTAATCCGTATGCGCTTGAGCGCATTCCCATCTTCAGGGGGCCGCATACTTTCCGCAGTTTTTATATCAGGCTTAATGCTGCGCCTGTGCTGGAACGTTTCGGGCTAATAAGAAATTAAGTATAAATTTATCCAAAGACCCAGTGTTCTAAGCTCCTATTTTCTATAAGTAAAAGTTAAGTGGCTAAGTCCTTCTTTATAGGACTTTGGTCTCCATTTATTGGATTTTTTTATAATCCTGCAAATTTTAGGCAGGATTTTTTTTATTGGCCCAGAATACACTAAAAAGTGGTTGAATGTGGTGTAAAGTGGTGTGAATTTCTGCATGGTGGTGATAAACAGCCGTGTTTATGGGTGAGTACTTGCATACCATCGACAATAAAGGCCGGCTGATTCTCCCTGCCAAGTTCCGCGAGGAATTGGGTGAAACTTTTATTGCCACCAAAGGTCTTGACAATTGCCTATTTGTATATACCCGCAGCGAGTGGGCCATCCTAGAAGAAAAATTAAAGAAACTACCGTTAGCCAAGCCTGAAGCCAGAGCTTTTGTCCGTTTTTTCTTTTCTGGTGCGGCTGAATTGGAATGTGACAAACAGGGCAGGGTATTATTACCGCAGAATCTCCGCGAATATGCGCGGCTTGATAAAGATATCATTGTAATTGGCGTGTCGACCCGTATTGAGATTTGGGACAAGGCGGCATGGGACGAGTATAATCAGAATGTTAGTCCCACAGTTGCCAAAATTGCTGAAAACTTGGCTGATTTGGGCATTTAATATTTAATGTTTAACCAAAGTGAGTGGTTAATGGTGCAAGGAATAGAATTTGAACATACCAGTGTACTGCTGAATGAGAGTGTAGCAGGCGTTTTTACCAATCCGCAAGGTATCTATGTGGATTGCACCTTGGGCGGTGGTGGTCATTCAGCGCGGTTGGCTGAATTGTTAGCGCCGTCAGGGTGGTTGATTGGCATTGACCAGGACCCGGCGGCTATTAACGCCGGTAAGCAACGTCTGGCTGGTGCTGCCTGCCGGGTAAGCATTGTTCAGGATAATTTTCAAAATTTAGATTCGGTGCTGGAACGATTAGCAGTTGAGGTAGTTGACGGTATTTTATTTGATTTGGGTGTTTCGTCCCATCAGCTTGATGTTGCCGAACGGGGTTTTTCTTATATGCAGGATGCGCCGCTGGATATGCGGATGAACCCTGAGGCTGACTTTTCCGCTTATGATGTTGTTAACACCTATGACGAGCGACATTTGGCCGATATTATTGCCAATTACGGCGAGGAACGCTGGGCTAAACGTATTGCCCGTTTTATTGTCGAATACAGGGCAAAAGAAAATATTGAGACCACAAGCCAACTGGTAGATATCATCAAGCGAGCCATTCCCGCCGGAGCGCGTCGTGACGGGCCGCATCCAGCCAAGCGGACCTTCCAGGCTATTCGAATTGAGGTCAATAATGAACTGGGGATTTTACGGAATACGTTTATAACAGCGGTAGATAGATTGAAATCAGGAGGGCGCATGGGAATAATAACGTTCCACTCGCTGGAGGACCGGATTGCCAAACAGACACTGCAAGAGCTGGCTAAAGCATGTGTATGTCCCCCGCAACTGCCGGTATGTGTCTGCAATACCAAACCTAAAGTAAAGTTGGTCGGCAAGCCGGTTGTACCGTCGTCTGTTGAACTTGCGCACAACCCGCGTGCTCGCAGCGCCAAACTGCGGATTGCTGAAAAGTTATAATATATTGTTCTAAATTATGGGGAGGAACAATAAAAATGTTAGTACATAAAAAACAGGAATTGTATGTTTATGAACAAGAGGCCGCTTCACCTGCGCCCAGACCTGTACAAAAGGTTGATAAACGACTGCGCGTAAAGTGTTTGACCCTGGTAGCCATAGCTATTCTAATGGCTGCGGTAATAACGATACAGCGCGCCGCTATCGTTCAAGCCGGCTATGATTTGGTAAAACTCAAAGGTCAAGTAGCAAAAATCGAAAAAGAAAATGAGCTGTTGCGTCTTGATATTGCCAAACTTAAATCACCGCAGCGCAT is a window of Sporomusaceae bacterium ACPt DNA encoding:
- the trxA_2 gene encoding Thioredoxin 1 is translated as MATVVNANENNFQEEVLNAGKPVLVDFWAPWCGYCTRLAPIMEELVQEMGDKIQVAKVNVDENRSLAQKYGVMSLPTMIVFKNGEQVEKMMGYMPKANIVAKLEKLI
- the feoB_3 gene encoding Fe(2+) transporter FeoB, with amino-acid sequence MVRNRAAKVVLVGSPNVGKSAIFNYLTGNYVAVSNYPGTTVDISTGSFKHCGRRFEVIDTPGMYSLIPLTDEEKVTRLLLSGQTPDVVVHVIDAKNLRRMLNMTIQLIDAGLPVILNLNMIDEAQNLGMLIDIALLENLLGIPVIATSAVSKTGMEILKKTISQYTPVKIRAFKLSDEIEQSIARISSRLTGAYGLNNRITAILLLQGDNMALDIARTEAGWADIAAEMRRLSSGKDSLNSIVAAERQAIIDKFVARVVKYAAPERKRLKTVGSWLGRVTREPLTGVPILGFVLYFGLYKFVGNFGAGYLVDYINNSVFVPVINPVIELLVITYIPWEWLRSLLAGEYGIFTMGFRYAIAIILPIVGTFFLAFAVLEDTGYLPRLAMLVDSIFRYFGLNGRAVIPLTLGLGCGSMAVMVTRTLETRRERLLTTFLLSLTIPCSAQLGVVLALLSHNAVAVAVWSLFMLTVFVITGWFSAKLVPGGRSAFYMEIPPLRLPLAGNVVKKAYTRMAWYFMEILPVFLITSVVLWAGDRSGVLDKMIKYVQPAMALIGLPQETAQAFLLGFFRRDYGAAGLYDLAVAGKLSDAQLVVAAVALTLFVPCVAQFAVMVKERGIITAWVMVALISIIAFGSAFVMHNVLKLLVL
- the lgt_2 gene encoding Phosphatidylglycerol--prolipoprotein diacylglyceryl transferase produces the protein MGKWAFSIGPVNFSWFGIILATAILAAFSISWWQVRLRNENSDILLDLTLYNIPMGIIAARLYYVWINWQLYVDDPSEIPKIWHGGLAIHGALIGIILTTLIYSRIYKISFWYWADIVAPGVIFGQAIGQWGNFVNQDAFGYPTDAPWGIYIDYAYRPPSYEQFDFFHPIFLYQSLWDLLVFVILIAMSWWMIKKPGKLAHGSLFLMYIILYSAGRLVIESFRIDSEMIGSCRIAQVISGIAIVWAGVFLSQRYHKILHWFKPDIRRKGSGPH
- the icaB gene encoding Poly-beta-1,6-N-acetyl-D-glucosamine N-deacetylase, producing the protein MARISRRQGCFLVLGLIFLLILSSSVVSTTAVVAGRNMNRAASVSLADIPVLNYHKIDSFYHSLSIPPEEFEEQMAYLHENGFHTITPDDLMSYLNHGKQLPEKPILITFDDGYQDNYTNAYPIMKKYGFTATIFLVTSLVGHDGRFMTWDQVRQMKKDGFIFGSHTVSHAPLTKLTREQVMDELVNSRKEIEHQLGTRPRYFAYPTGAYNRQIEEMVKQAGYKAAFTIRYGQAGTESNPYALERIPIFRGPHTFRSFYIRLNAAPVLERFGLIRN
- the mraZ gene encoding Transcriptional regulator MraZ; the protein is MFMGEYLHTIDNKGRLILPAKFREELGETFIATKGLDNCLFVYTRSEWAILEEKLKKLPLAKPEARAFVRFFFSGAAELECDKQGRVLLPQNLREYARLDKDIIVIGVSTRIEIWDKAAWDEYNQNVSPTVAKIAENLADLGI
- the rsmH gene encoding Ribosomal RNA small subunit methyltransferase H, with protein sequence MVQGIEFEHTSVLLNESVAGVFTNPQGIYVDCTLGGGGHSARLAELLAPSGWLIGIDQDPAAINAGKQRLAGAACRVSIVQDNFQNLDSVLERLAVEVVDGILFDLGVSSHQLDVAERGFSYMQDAPLDMRMNPEADFSAYDVVNTYDERHLADIIANYGEERWAKRIARFIVEYRAKENIETTSQLVDIIKRAIPAGARRDGPHPAKRTFQAIRIEVNNELGILRNTFITAVDRLKSGGRMGIITFHSLEDRIAKQTLQELAKACVCPPQLPVCVCNTKPKVKLVGKPVVPSSVELAHNPRARSAKLRIAEKL
- the ftsL_2 gene encoding Cell division protein FtsL, with translation MLVHKKQELYVYEQEAASPAPRPVQKVDKRLRVKCLTLVAIAILMAAVITIQRAAIVQAGYDLVKLKGQVAKIEKENELLRLDIAKLKSPQRIEEIATKELGMVVPKNAYYASAVMSASNEDQPVAATNAGITEKILSAIKVNKAEASKGR